Proteins encoded in a region of the Cheilinus undulatus linkage group 8, ASM1832078v1, whole genome shotgun sequence genome:
- the dctn3 gene encoding dynactin subunit 3, whose amino-acid sequence MDKRLDTDNLEVRLQALESQIYGDRRNKTGKPVKCAESLARIQAGLTNTANKRERVKILHKKIEDLMKYLDPQFTDHITVPDAVKLEFILAEEDFLLSQAALLEQVSNLQPMLDSTYIRDVPEHATKLQRLSQIHIKEQDQTDAQSLEVKKLFEEYNKMMFLLSKQFTQWDETLRKLEEAKGIRPVE is encoded by the exons ATGGACAAAAGGTTGGACACAGATAATTTGGAAGTGCGTCTTCAGGCGCTGGAGAGTCAAATTTATGGCGATAGAAGGAACAAAACTGGAAAACCAGTCAAG TGTGCTGAGTCATTGGCCAGGATTCAAGCAGGTCTGACCAACACTGCcaacaaaagagaaagagtGAAGATCCTACACAAGAAGA TTGAGGATCTCATGAAGTACCTGGACCCCCAGTTCACAGACCACATCACTGTACCTGATGCTGTCAAGCTGGAGTTCATCCTCGCTG AGGAAGATTTCTTGCTTTCCCAGGCTGCTTTGCTCGAGCAGGTTAGCAACTTACAGCCAATGCTGGACAGCACCTACATCAGAG ATGTCCCAGAACATGCCACCAAGCTGCAGCGTCTGTCACAGATTCACATCAAAGAGCAG GATCAAACCGATGCTCAGTCCCTGGAGGTGAAGAAACTTTTTGAAGAATACAACAAAATG ATGTTCCTGCTGTCCAAGCAGTTCACCCAATGGGACGAGACGCTGAGGAAGCTGGAGGAGGCCAAGGGCATCCGGCCCGTGGAGTAG